The DNA segment GGAGCTTTTCCCCGCTGGTGTTTCAAACTCTACCTTGGGCGAAGGCGCCATGAACTGGTAACTGAGATCGGTGGTTACTGTGGGTAAATAACCCGCTTTGATGATCTCCCCTCTTACGTCATCGGCTTTGAGTTGTTCCTCCAGTTCTTTAATGCGGGGATAGTTGGTAACTGCCGCCTGTATCAATCCTTTTAGTTGTTCATCTTTTATCGGTGATTCCTGCGCGCCCGCCGTTTGCAACAGCAGGAGCAACAGGGCTCCGGTTACTAATTGTTTCATACTACTTGTATTTATGCACATCTTCATGTTGTTGCCGGTTAAAATTTAGTGAGCTGCCTCCATCGCTTCTTTGGCGGCCTTAGGGTCCTGGGCCGGTTTCTTTTTCACCCGCAGGAATACTACCAGTGGTAATACCAGCAGGAAGAAAATACCAATGAGCCTGAATGTATCGAGGTAAGCGAGGTAATAAGCCTGCTTGTCTACTGCCAGGTCTATTATTTTATGCGCTTTGGCTGTAGCGGTGGTAATATCACTGCCTGTTTGGGCAATCATGTTACCGGTTATAGCATTTACTCTTTCTGTAAAAGCTGCTGCGCCATCATAGGTGTTGGCCACCATGTTGTTCCTGTGCTGGGCGTAGCGCTGGCTGATAAAGTTGTTGGCCAGGGCAATACCAAAGGCGCCACCTATCTGCCGTATCATATTGTTGAGGGAAATGCCGGCCGCATAGTCTTTGGGTGGAAGTCCTGCTACTGCCTGATTGATCAATGGCAATTGCGACATAGAGATACCAAAGGCCCGGATAAGCAGGGGAATAAAAAATGCCCAGCGGCCTACGTCCGGACTTACACCGGCGCTTGTCCAGCAATAAATGGTGAATAGGATAAAGCCTACAACAATGAATGGTATAGGCGAAACACCTTTGCTCATCATGCGGCCAATGACGGGCATCATGATCACACCGGCCAGTGTAGGCGGTAAGAGGGATAAGCCCGTTTCCAACGCTGAATAACCCAATACCCGTTGTGCCAATACCGGATAAACGAATACAGAGGTAAAAAGACCAAGCCCGGCTACAAAAGTAAAAACGAGCGTGAATGCATAGCTCCGTTTTTTCAGTATGCGCAGGTTCACTACCGGTGTTGATGTCTTCAATTCCCAAACTATAAACCCGATTACACCTATTGCTGCCAATACAGCGCTTACACGGATGGCATTGCTGCTAAACCAATCTTCCGATTCCCCTCTCTCCAGTACAAACTGTAAACAACCAATGCCCACCATTAGTAATGCTATACCCATGTAGTCAATAGATAGCTGGTCTTTTTTCTTCCCTTCGCCCTCTTTTTTATCAATGAAGATCATGGCCAGTATGGTGGCAATGACACCTACGGGCAGGTTTACCAGGAACATCCAGGGCCAGGAGAAGTGTTCTATGAGATAGCCGCCTACGGTAGGGCCGAGCGTAGGCCCTAATATCAATCCCATTCCAAACAGACCTGCGGCCATGGGCCGGTCTTCCGGCTTGAATGAATCGAACAGGATAGCCTGCGAAGTAGATAATAAAGCCCCGCCGCCAATACCTTGTATAAACCGCCATACAATCAGTTCCACCAGGTTGGTTGATTGCGCACACATATAGGAGGCAATGGTGAAGATGATCATGGATACGATGTAGTAATTCTTGCGGCCAAAGTACTCAGCGAGCCAGCCGGTCATAGGTATGATGATCACATTGGCGATGGCATAGGCCGTGATCACCCAGCTTACATCTTCAATGTTTACGCCTAGGCTACCGGCCATCTCACTCAACCCCACGTTCACGATAGAGGTATCTATCAGCTCCATAACGGCGGCCGTTACGGTAGTGAGGACTATTATAAATTTGGCAAATCCTTTTGGACTGGACATAGTTTTATGTTAATCGTGACCCGGCAAAACCTGCATCGTGAGATAAAGAATCCTGTTCCGGTATTCCCTGTGGGAATGCGGGTTTCTTCCTCTTACGACGAAGACCGTTCTGGGTTATGGCTTATTAATTCAGTGGAACACTTACAAATACACTAAGTCCTGCTCTCAATATTTCCTTGTGTTGGGTAAGATCACTGATGGCAATCTTAACAGGTATACGTTGTGTTACTTTTACGAAGTTACCACTGGCATTATCTGGCGGCAGTAAGGCAAACCTGGCGCCGGTAGCATCACTGAGACTTTCCACTGATCCTTTTAATTTCAGATCGGGATAGGCATCTACTTCAATATCTACAGGCATGCCGGGATGCAGCCGTGTGATCTGGTTCTCTTTGAAGTTAGCCACGATCCAGTAGGTGGTGTCATTCACGATGGTGAATAACGGAGCGCCTGCCTGTACATACTGACCTTCTGATATGTTTTTTTTACCAATTTTTCCTGCCTGGGGAGCATAGATCTTAGTATAAGATATTTTCAGTTTCTGCTGCTCAATCTGCGCTTTCCTTACTTCAATGTTGGCAGCAGCTTTTTGTACAGCGGCCTGCAATACACTGATACGGCTTTCTGCACTGGCCAGGTCATTATGGCTGTTGTCGAGCTCTTTTACCAGCGTTTCGTAATCGTATTTCGCATCATCCAATTGCTTTTGTGTAACGGCCGCTTCTGCAAAGAGGTTCTTGTTGCGGTTATAATCCTTCTGGGCTTTTTCGAGCTTTACCTGGTTGATGT comes from the Paraflavitalea devenefica genome and includes:
- a CDS encoding DHA2 family efflux MFS transporter permease subunit, whose translation is MSSPKGFAKFIIVLTTVTAAVMELIDTSIVNVGLSEMAGSLGVNIEDVSWVITAYAIANVIIIPMTGWLAEYFGRKNYYIVSMIIFTIASYMCAQSTNLVELIVWRFIQGIGGGALLSTSQAILFDSFKPEDRPMAAGLFGMGLILGPTLGPTVGGYLIEHFSWPWMFLVNLPVGVIATILAMIFIDKKEGEGKKKDQLSIDYMGIALLMVGIGCLQFVLERGESEDWFSSNAIRVSAVLAAIGVIGFIVWELKTSTPVVNLRILKKRSYAFTLVFTFVAGLGLFTSVFVYPVLAQRVLGYSALETGLSLLPPTLAGVIMMPVIGRMMSKGVSPIPFIVVGFILFTIYCWTSAGVSPDVGRWAFFIPLLIRAFGISMSQLPLINQAVAGLPPKDYAAGISLNNMIRQIGGAFGIALANNFISQRYAQHRNNMVANTYDGAAAFTERVNAITGNMIAQTGSDITTATAKAHKIIDLAVDKQAYYLAYLDTFRLIGIFFLLVLPLVVFLRVKKKPAQDPKAAKEAMEAAH
- a CDS encoding HlyD family secretion protein, coding for MENQPNNQTPKKKKSPLRFIILGVILIAGGYYGYTKISYSMRHESTDNAQVETQLVPVLPRVAGYVKSIAVKDYDSVKAGQLVVELDDAELQSQLLQLEADYQAAQADLSNAKAALNNALVSLRVNEGDIDINQVKLEKAQKDYNRNKNLFAEAAVTQKQLDDAKYDYETLVKELDNSHNDLASAESRISVLQAAVQKAAANIEVRKAQIEQQKLKISYTKIYAPQAGKIGKKNISEGQYVQAGAPLFTIVNDTTYWIVANFKENQITRLHPGMPVDIEVDAYPDLKLKGSVESLSDATGARFALLPPDNASGNFVKVTQRIPVKIAISDLTQHKEILRAGLSVFVSVPLN